The genomic stretch CACGCTGATGGTCGGCATCGAGCAGAAGCTGCTGGGCGGCAACGTGCCGTGGACGCTGCATCACCAGCATTCGGATCACGAGATGCTGAAGCCCGCATCGCAGTGCAAGCCGATCGTGTATCCGAAGCCGGATGGAAAGCTGACGTTCGACCGGTTGTCTTCAGTGTTCATCTCGAACACGAACCACGAAGAAAACCAGCCGGCTCACCTGACGCTAAAAGATCCGTCCGTGCCGGTGAACGTGAACTGGCAGACGTATGCCGGTCCCGAATCGCGCTATTGCCCGGCGGCGGTGTACGAGTTCGTGAAAAACGACGACGGCAGCGAACGCCTCGTGATCAACGCGCAGAACTGCGTGCATTGCAAGACATGCGATATCAAGGACCCGACGCAGAACATCGTCTGGGTGACGCCTGAAGGCGGTGGCGGTCCAAATTATCCGAATATGTGATCGGCCGACAGCGCTTCGTTTCAAGAAGGGCGCAGCAACCAATTCAAGGAGCAACTGATGCAGAGAGAAGTCGTTGTTGTCAGTGGTGTACGCACTGCCGTCGGGAAGTTCGGCGGCAGCCTGAAGGATCTGCCACCGACTGAGCTCGGCGCGATCGTCGTGCGCGAGGTGCTGGCGCGTGCGCAGCTCGCGGGCGACCAGGTCGGCCATGTCGTGTTCGGAAACGTGATCGCGACCGAGCCCAAAGACCTCTATTTGGGGCGCGTCGCCGCGCTTAACGGCGGTGTCTCCGAAGCGACGCCGGCCTTTACCGTCAACCGGCTTTGCGGGTCGGGCCTGCAGGCCATCGTCTCTGCTGCGCAAACCATTCTGCTCGGCGACGCGGATGTTGCGATCGGCGGCGGCGCGGAGAACATGAGCCGCGCCCCGTATGTGACGCCCGATGCGCGCTTCGGTGCGCGCATGGGCGACGCCCGCCTGATCGACATGATGCTCGGCGCGCTGAACGATCCATTCCATGCCGTGCCGATGGGGGTTACCGCGGAGAACGTCGCGCGGAAGTACGGCATCACGCGTGACCAGCAAGACGCACTGGCGCTGGAATCGCACCGCCGGGCCACCCGCGCGATCTCCGAGGGACGCTTCAAGGAACAGATCCTCCCGATAACGCGGAAAGTCAAAGGCAAGGAGGTCGTGTTCGATACCGACGAGCATGTGCGTCAGGACGTCGATCTGGCGGAACTCACCGGGATGCGCCCGGTGTTCCAGAAAGAGAACGGCACGGTGACGGCCGGCAACGCCTCCGGGATCAACGACGCGGCAGCGGCGGTACTGATGATGGAGCGTAAGAAGGCCGAAGCGCTTGGACTCAAACCGATGGCACGCCTGGTGTCGTACGCGCATGCGGGTGTCGATCCTCGTTACATGGGGATCGGCCCGGTGCCTGCCACGCGCATCGCGCTGGAGCGGGCCGGCCTCACTATCTGTGAGCTCGATGTCATTGAGGCGAACGAGGCGTTTGCCGCGCAGGCGTGTGCGGTGACGCAGGAGTTGCAGCTCGATGCGGCTAAAGTCAATCCGAACGGCTCGGGCATCTCGCTCGGCCATCCGGTCGGTGCGACAGGCGCGCTGATCGCGGTCAAGGCGCTTTACGAGTTGCAGCGCATCCACGGGCGCTACGCGCTCGTGACGATGTGCATCGGTGGCGGGCAGGGCATCGCGGCCATCTTCGAGAACCTTCAGTGAACGGCACACGAGAACTTGCAGGAGACGACAGATAT from Paraburkholderia sp. IMGN_8 encodes the following:
- the bktB gene encoding beta-ketothiolase BktB produces the protein MQREVVVVSGVRTAVGKFGGSLKDLPPTELGAIVVREVLARAQLAGDQVGHVVFGNVIATEPKDLYLGRVAALNGGVSEATPAFTVNRLCGSGLQAIVSAAQTILLGDADVAIGGGAENMSRAPYVTPDARFGARMGDARLIDMMLGALNDPFHAVPMGVTAENVARKYGITRDQQDALALESHRRATRAISEGRFKEQILPITRKVKGKEVVFDTDEHVRQDVDLAELTGMRPVFQKENGTVTAGNASGINDAAAAVLMMERKKAEALGLKPMARLVSYAHAGVDPRYMGIGPVPATRIALERAGLTICELDVIEANEAFAAQACAVTQELQLDAAKVNPNGSGISLGHPVGATGALIAVKALYELQRIHGRYALVTMCIGGGQGIAAIFENLQ